Proteins found in one Populus alba chromosome 14, ASM523922v2, whole genome shotgun sequence genomic segment:
- the LOC118041652 gene encoding uncharacterized protein isoform X1, whose product MQVGKSSATLLMDREGRMLCLKDIVPAAENNINTQFIVLDKGRKILEGQNKTCLALVADETASVHFQFWGDECDAFEPGDIIHLANGIFSYNRNNNLVLRAGRRGAIEKVGEFTMVFVETPNMSEIAWVPDPDRPSKYMQASVISSHSRIFPPLP is encoded by the exons ATGCAG GTTGGcaagagctctgctacgttgttAATGGATCGAGAAGGAAGGATGCTCTGTCTAAAAGACATAGTGCCTGCAGCTGAAAACAACATTAACACACAGTTTATAGTTTTGGACAAAGGCAGAAAAATATTGGAAGGGCAGAACAAGACCTGCTTGGCACTTGTGGCTGACGAGACTGCTTCAGTTCACTTCCAATTCTGGGGTGATGAGTGCGATGCATTCGAGCCAGGTGACATAATCcatttggctaatggcatctttTCTTACAACAGGAACAACAATCTTGTTTTGAGAGCTGGCAGGAGAGGAGCTATAGAGAAGGTGGGAGAATTCACCATGGTTTTTGTGGAGACCCCGAATATGAGTGAGATTGCTTGGGTTCCAGACCCCGATCGTCCCAGCAAGTATATGCAGGCTTCTGTTATTTCCTCGCATTCCCGTATCTTTCCTCCATTACCTTGA
- the LOC118041652 gene encoding uncharacterized protein isoform X2 produces MDREGRMLCLKDIVPAAENNINTQFIVLDKGRKILEGQNKTCLALVADETASVHFQFWGDECDAFEPGDIIHLANGIFSYNRNNNLVLRAGRRGAIEKVGEFTMVFVETPNMSEIAWVPDPDRPSKYMQASVISSHSRIFPPLP; encoded by the coding sequence ATGGATCGAGAAGGAAGGATGCTCTGTCTAAAAGACATAGTGCCTGCAGCTGAAAACAACATTAACACACAGTTTATAGTTTTGGACAAAGGCAGAAAAATATTGGAAGGGCAGAACAAGACCTGCTTGGCACTTGTGGCTGACGAGACTGCTTCAGTTCACTTCCAATTCTGGGGTGATGAGTGCGATGCATTCGAGCCAGGTGACATAATCcatttggctaatggcatctttTCTTACAACAGGAACAACAATCTTGTTTTGAGAGCTGGCAGGAGAGGAGCTATAGAGAAGGTGGGAGAATTCACCATGGTTTTTGTGGAGACCCCGAATATGAGTGAGATTGCTTGGGTTCCAGACCCCGATCGTCCCAGCAAGTATATGCAGGCTTCTGTTATTTCCTCGCATTCCCGTATCTTTCCTCCATTACCTTGA